Within Mongoliitalea daihaiensis, the genomic segment CTTTGAGTTCTACATTTCAAGTCAAAGATGCTAATGGGAATATGCTGGAAAATGGTGATTCGGTCGAAATAGTTAAAGATTTACCAGTCAAAGGAGCACCTAAGCCGATTAAAGCTGGGACAAAAGTTAAAAATATCCAATTGGTAGAAGGATATCTTAATATTGATTGTAAGATTACCGGATTTAATTCAATGGCTCTTAAGTATGAGATTTTAAAAAAAGGTTAAATTTTTTAATTAGATTTTCAGTATAAAATAAGTCTATTGGAAGGGTGGTTTTATACTTCCTGTCCGATGTTTAAAGAGTTTCAATATCGCTTTGCGTAGAATAAGTCTGGTATATAAGGATTGATTTCTAGTCCTTATTTTTACTCCTCCCTAAACTCCAAGATATCCCCTGGTTGACAATCTAATACTTTGCAGATGGCTTCCAAGGTGCTGAACCGTATAGCTTTGGCCTTGCCAGTTTTTAAAATGGATAGGTTTGAGAGGGTGAGGTCCACTTTTTCGGAGAGTTCGTTAAGGGACATCTTTCGCTTGGCCATCATCACATCTAAATTTACAATTATGGGCATAGTCTAGACGGTTAACTCGTTTTCAGATTGTATTTCTATGCCTCGCTTGAAAACCTGTGCAATAGCGAATATCAGTATGCCCATAAAGATAAATTCCATCGCACCCCCAACGAAACCTGTCATGGCAGGTATATCAAACCCTCGTTTGATTAACCATTTGATACTGGAAGAGGTGATGATGATGAGAAAACCTATTTGCAAAGCTGTACTGCCCATTTGTGAAAGATAGTTGCCCACTTTTGCATTAAATGGATGTTGTAAGTCAATGCTCATGAAAATCCTAATCATCAGATAAAACAAATAGGCTTTGGAACACGCTACACCGAGCATCAAACTGATTAGCCCTACGTAATACCATGGATTTTCCTGCATGAGATTGTAAAGGTTTAAACCTTCATAAAGGTCCTGCGCAACTGGAGCATTGAAAAAGCTCATGATTGCTACAAATGTGAGCGTACCTGCTTTGATGCATAAGCCAATAAATACAGACCAAATGATTACTGTGGTCAGCATCAGCGTGGGTTGGTTGACCCATTTTTCTTTCCAATTATTTTGAGTGTTCATAGTGATGTTGTTTGATAATGCAAACATCAATAAAAATTTATTGATAAACAATAAAAATGTACTGTAAAAAAGTAAAAATTTTGCTCAATGGTAGATGGCTGGGTTAGTGAATTGGTTGATTGAGTTGAATAAGTTATTAGTGGAAGAAGACTTCTTTTTCTAGCTATGAGTCTCAATTATGAAAAGAAAAAACACCTGCATTTAGGATTTATAATTTTATAATGAATTAAAATATTATTTTCTCCCGAAAATTTACATATTTATGTATGTTTGAATAAAATAATTTATAAGCAAGATCATTAATTATTGAGGTTTAGAATCTTAGTTATTTAAAAAGCTATTCTTGTTTGTTTTCTAGATTTTAAAAAATCTTAAAAAGGTAATTCACCATCGTCTGTAAAAGTTCTATTATTCATAATTATACTTTTCTTCAATTCTCTTTTAACTTCTTGTTGCATTTCCTTCGGAAGATAGGTATTTCGGAAATTAGTCTCCATCATAATCATGCTTTCTTCATAAGTCCATTTTTTTATAATTGGGCCATAAAAATATAAATCAAAAGTTTGTTTTTGAATCGATTCAAGTAGGTCTGAAATCAATAATGCACAAGATAAGGGGTATTTAATTATTTGTAATTCAGAGAATCTAATTACTCCCCAGTTATTTTCTAAAAAGGCATTATTTCTAAACCCATCAAGTGATCGGTCATGATGAATTGGTTTGCCAGGTGTAAAAGAATATGGTTCATCGATTTCAATGTCTAAATGAAAACCAGTTTTATTACACACTATTGTAAAATCAGGTTCAAAAGATTTGTTATTTAAAGTTATAGATAAGTCAATTAGGACTTTGAAATCCTTTTCTAAGAGATATTTTAAAAAAAATAATTCTGTCTTGCCTCTTGAAAGGTTTTCAGTTTTTTTCAAATAATTATTTTGAGATTTAGTGAGTTTTTTGAACAAATTTTTACGAACTAAAGGTCTGAACAAGTTAATTTTATTTTTGAAGCTTTCAATTTCTATTTTATAGTTGTTTTCTAGTTCTGAATTCTTGTTTAAAATCATCAACTTTTTTCCCTCATAGTCGGAGGAAAGTTTCTGGTATTCTTCATCCGTAAGTTTTATTTCATCATATTGTATATATTTATAGAATCCTGAAGTAACTAAAGAAACTAACCATATAAAAGCAATTATTAATAGACCTAGCCCTATTGGATTTGTGTTTTCTGAATAATTAATTACGAACAAGAATAAATTAACTAAAAATAAAACAATTATTTTCAGTTTGTTACCATTCCATTTTAATATTTGAGACTTAATAAGCTTTGTTTTT encodes:
- a CDS encoding helix-turn-helix domain-containing protein translates to MPIIVNLDVMMAKRKMSLNELSEKVDLTLSNLSILKTGKAKAIRFSTLEAICKVLDCQPGDILEFREE
- a CDS encoding DUF2975 domain-containing protein, with the translated sequence MNTQNNWKEKWVNQPTLMLTTVIIWSVFIGLCIKAGTLTFVAIMSFFNAPVAQDLYEGLNLYNLMQENPWYYVGLISLMLGVACSKAYLFYLMIRIFMSIDLQHPFNAKVGNYLSQMGSTALQIGFLIIITSSSIKWLIKRGFDIPAMTGFVGGAMEFIFMGILIFAIAQVFKRGIEIQSENELTV
- a CDS encoding zinc ribbon domain-containing protein YjdM — protein: MSSTFQVKDANGNMLENGDSVEIVKDLPVKGAPKPIKAGTKVKNIQLVEGYLNIDCKITGFNSMALKYEILKKG